GGGAGCGCCTGCCATGCCCGAAAAAAAGCGAATCGTTATCGTTGAAGATCACAAAATTCTCAGACAGGGGCTCTGCTCTCTCCTCAGTTCGAGCAATGAACTGGAAGTGGTGGGAGAGGCGGGCGACGGAATGAACGCCATCCGGATCATCAAGGAACTCGAGCCCGACCTGGTCCTTCTGGACCTCAATATGCCCAAAATGAACGGCATCGCGGTGATCAAGGAGATTAAACAATACTGTGCGGACACGAAGATACTCGCCCTTACCATGTACAGATCAGAGGAGTACATCCTCGAGGTCTTCAAATCCGGAGGAGATGGATACTGCCTCAAATCATCCGGCCACGAAGACCTGATGATGGCCCTCAAGTCCGTTCTTTCGGGCAAACAGTATGTCAGCCCGGAAATCTCAGACCTGGTATTGGAGGGATATCTTGAGAGCCGAAAAACCGTCAAAAATAAAAC
The sequence above is drawn from the Deltaproteobacteria bacterium genome and encodes:
- a CDS encoding response regulator transcription factor produces the protein MPEKKRIVIVEDHKILRQGLCSLLSSSNELEVVGEAGDGMNAIRIIKELEPDLVLLDLNMPKMNGIAVIKEIKQYCADTKILALTMYRSEEYILEVFKSGGDGYCLKSSGHEDLMMALKSVLSGKQYVSPEISDLVLEGYLESRKTVKNKTTFESLTQREKEVLKLVGEGYQNKEIADYLCISPKTVEKHRGNIMQKLDLHSASALTAYAINKGLVMKE